A segment of the Brevibacterium zhoupengii genome:
CTTCTGCCCGCGAAATGGTGGACCCTCGGAAGCTATGGGAGTGAACCGTCGATGACTTCCTCTCACGGATTTCCTCACGCACGACCGCGGCTTTCTCAGTAGAGTTCGACACATAGCTCATCCGGCCCGAAGGAGTTCCATGTCCGCCTCATCATCTGCCTCGTCGTCTGCCCCTGTCCCAGATTTCCGCACCGAGACTCAGAGTCTGCACGACGATCTTGTGAGACTGCGTCGCACCCTGCACGCCAATCCCGAGCTCGGCTACCAGCTGCCGTTCACTCAGAAGACCGTCCTCGATGAACTCGCCGATCTGGGCCTCGAAATCACCACCGGAGAATCGCTGACCTCGATCGTCGCCGTGCTCAAGGGCGGACGCCCCGGACCCGCAGTGCTGCTGCGTGGGGACATGGATGCCCTGCCCGTCGCCGAGGACACCGGCCTCGACTACGCCTCGACGAACGGCAATATGCACGCCTGCGGCCATGACATGCATACCGCTGGTCTCGTCGGCGCCGCTCGTCTGCTTGCCGCGCACCGGGAGGAGTTGCCCGGGTCCATCGTGTTCATGTTCCAGCCCGCCGAGGAAGTCGAAGGAGGCGCTGAGCCGATGATCGCCGAGGGCCTCCTTGAGGCAGCAGGCGTGCCCCTTGTCGCCGCATACGGAATCCACGTCGAAGCCGATGTGCGCGGACGGTTCACCACAAAGGGCGGGCCGCTCATGGCTGGGTTCGCCGACCTCAACCTGAAGGTCCACGGCGCTGGCGGTCACAGCTCCCAGCCGCAGGCCACCCGCGACCCCGTGCCCGCCGTCGCCGAGATCGCGCTCGCCCTCAACACGATGGTGTCCCGGTCCTTCGACATCTTCGACCCGGTCGTCGTCTCCGTGACTCAGCTGGAAGGATCGCAGGCCAGCAACATCATCCCTGACACCGCGAAGCTCACCGCCTCGGTCCGCTATCTCTCGGCCGACTCGATCGCTCTGCTGCAGGAACGTGTGCCCGAGATCGCCGAGAACATCGCCCGGGCACACCGGTGCACCGCCGAGGTGGACTTCCGGATCGGCTTCCCTGTTACCGTGAATAACCCCGCCGAGACAAGCACGGTCATCGACCGCCTCGGCGAGGTCTTTGGAACCGAGCACGTCGAGGAGATGGCCGCCCCGCGGATGGGGTCCGAGGACTTCTCCTATGTGCTTCAGAATGTGCCGGGCACCTTCGTGTTCCTCGGAGCCACTCCAAAGGGTGTGGACCCGAATGCGGAGACGAACCATTCGCCCCGAGTTGTCTTCGACGACGGGTTGTTGGGGGATCAGGCTGCAGCCCTGGCCCACCTGGCGTTCGCGCGGCTGGTGGATGAGCTGGGCTGAAGATGACGTTGGGCCCGCTGCTGATGCAGCGGGCCCAACGTCGGTACTTTCCTTGGTCAGATCTCCTTCTTGATGGTGGCCCCGGCACGGGACTCCAGCTCTTCCAGATCCTTCCGCCTGACTTTGCGGTAGGCATCGAAGTCGTGATCCTCATGCAGCGTCTTCACGATGCAGTAGCCGAGGATGCCGACGATGACCGCGAACGGCAGGGCTGAGAGCATTGCCGCCTGTTGAAGCGCTGGGAGCCCCCCGGCGAAGAAGAGCACCATGGCCGTTGTGCCTGTCAGTGCTCCCCACACCGTGAGTACCCAGCGGCTTGGTTCGAGGGTTCCGCGGGAGGTGAGCATGCTGAGCACGAAAGTGTTCGCGTCAGCGCCTGAAACGAAGTAGAGGACAACAAGGATGATCGCAATCACCGAGGTAAGACCGGCCATCGGAAGATGTTCCAGAGTTTCAAAGAACGCTGAATTCACATCCGCGGCCGCGGCTTTGCCGATGCCGCCGTTACCCTCCATGTCGATCTTGATCGCCGTTCCGCCGAAGATCGTGAACCAGACGAAGAAGACAAGGCTGGGGATGCCCATGACGCCGAGGACGAATCCGCGGATCGTTCGACCTTTGGATATCTTGGCAAGGAATACGCCGACGAAGGCACCCCAGCTCAGCCACCATGCCATCATGAAGTACGTCCAGTACTGATACCACTCGACGTCGCCGGCCATAAGTGGGGTCAGGAGACTGGTCTTGAAGAAGTCATTGAGGTATTCGCCCGTAGAGCGGAAGAAGAGATTTCCGATGAAGCCTGTGGGGCCGACGATGAGGACGAAGAGACCGAGGAAGATCGACAGTACTGCCGTCGTCTGGCTGAGGAACTTGATGCCCCGGTTGACTCCCGACAGCGCAGACAGGGTGAACACGACCGTGATGCCCAAGATGATGATGATCTGAACGAACAATTCGTTCGGGATCCCGAAGACCCGGTTGAGGCCCTCGGTGATCTGTGATGCACCCAGTCCCAGCGAGGTGGTCGTCCCGAACAGCGTGGCGATGACCGCCAGAATGTCGATGAGGTTGCCCAACCATCCGTCCATGGCTTTGCCGAAGACCGGCTTGAGCATGGGCGAGATCAGTCCGGTGTTTCCTCGCCTGTGGGTCGAATAGGCGATGGCGAGGCCGAACACTCCGAAGACCGCCCAGGCGTGCGGTCCCCAGTCGAAGTAGGAGAACTGGAGTGCGCGTACCGCGGCCTCGGTGGTGCCAGGGTCGGCGAGTCCGTGCGGTGGAGTCGTGAAATGGCTGATCGGTTCAGCCACACCGTAGCTGATGAGTCCGATGCCCATCACGGCGGAGAGGATCATGGTCAGCCACGCCCAGGTGCTGAATTCCGGGCGATCGTCATCGGCGCCGAGGCGGACCCGCCCGAACCGACTGAACCCGAGATAGAGGAGGAGTCCGATGCAACCGAGAGTGAGGACCAGGTAGACCCAGCCGACCTTCGCCGCGACAACGTCCATCGCGGCGGTCATAGCCGTTGCCATGCCGTCGGGCGACAGGGCTCCCCACAGAGTGAATGCGGCGACTCCGACGATGGAGATCCAAAGGACACGACCGGGGCGATGTCTCATTGCGACGGCGTAGGCGACCTCCGGTGTCGGACCGGATTCGGACTCCATGCCGTGGCCGGGCAGCTGTGCTCGGGCACTTGCGGAGTGGCGGGGGCCATCCCGATCCGCATCGGGGTATTGCTCGGAATCGTCGTTCATGGGAACTCCACTTCGTTGTGAATCGGGCTTGTGCGCATCGCTCAGTTGAGCGGGGAGAGATCCTGGCTGTCGAAGAACTTGCCGGCCTTGTAGATCATCGGCTCGTCCTCGGAGGCCTCCGCGCTGCGCACCCGTCCGACGAATATCGTATGGGTCAGGGCCTGGAAGCGTTCCTTGATCTCGACTTCGATTGAGGCTGCCGAACCGTCGATAAGTGGTGATCCATGGGATCCGGAATGCCAGTCGAGCTCAGCGAACTTGTCTGTCGCCTTCGATGCGAAGGTACCGATGGTCCCTCGCTGATTGCGGCTCATGATGTTGATTCCCATGTGGGTGGAGCGGAAAAGTGCGGGGTAGGTCGAGGATGTCTTCTGCACGCATACGAGAACCAGCGGCGGGTCGAGTGAGATCGAATTGTAGGAATTCACCGCCAGGCCACGAGGCTTTCCGTCTTCGTCCGTAGTCGTCACGACTGTCACCCCGGTGATGAACTGTCGGTTGAAGGCCTTGAGATTCTCGGAGGAGGGCTGGCCCGACAGATCGTCGGTGACGACGTCTCCTGCGTACGACTCGAATGCCGACGACAGGGACTTGAGTCCAAGGTCGGCCAGCAGTGCGTGTGCATCCCAGGTGACCTCTTCTCGGCTGATGACTCCCTGATCGAAGGTGATGAGGTTCGAACCGTGTGTCGTCACCTGCTGCCCGGTGGGAGGGACATCATTGAGGGGCTGGGTGAAAGTGCCGGTGGAGTGCCAGTAGATGGCTCCCTGCTCGCCTTCGATGAGGATGCGGTCGATCGTGGTGGTGAGATCTGGGAAAGCTGCGCGGATCTCACTGATCTCTGCTTTGGTCTCCTCAACGCTTCTCTCCCTGCCGGAGTTCGCGGAGACGCGCACGTAGTCGTCGGTGAAGAGTGAATCGAGAGCATCGGTGTTTCCGATGTCCCATGCTTCGCGCCAGGTTCCGATGATGGTCGTCTTAACGTCGTCGTAAGGACGTGCTTCTTTGCTCTGTTGCATACTAGAGATCGTAGAATCACTGTGATGTATTAGTCAATAGGTTTTTGAAACCGTGATTTATCGGGAGTTTCCTGGGCTATTGACATTCATCTTTGCATGCAAGTAGATTTCTTGCATGCAACAGACTGGAGTTTTGACACGATGAGCACGATGACTACACGCGAGCAGGATGAGAGCATCGGCCGCCTCGGCGAGCACGATGAGCTTCCGGCGAATTTCGATGAACTGGCACAGCGACTTGGTGTCCGTTCGATCACCATTCAGCGAGAAGAGATCCTCGCAGAGGCCGGTATCGGCCTCAGTGAACCGCTGCAGCAGGCGGCCGCGGTGGCCGTGCTGAGGAACCCGTGGATCGACAGTATCGATCCACACAGTGATCTGGGTCCGGCGACCGAGAGGATCGCTCCGGTGCTGGCGAAGGTGCTGACCGATCGACTTCTGTCGATTCTCGGATCCGCCGAGAACGTCGAAGCCTTCGGCAAAGGCGCGGTGGTCGGGGTCGACGGCGAGATCGAACATGCCGGTGCACTCATCCACACTCCTTACTTCGGCAATATCCTGCGGGAAATGCTCGAAGGCACCTCGGTCATCTGCTTCGCGGACGGCCGATCGGGCCCATCGTCGTCGATTCGGGTGCCGATGTGGCACAAGACCCACGCCACCTCACGTGACCACTACCAGACAATCGACATCCACCTCTCGGACTCACCACGAGCCGATGAGATCTGCGTGATCGCCGCCGCGTCGACCGGCCCCCGGCCGTTCGCCCGCATCGGCGATCGCAGAACCGATGGCACAGTCACCACAGAGATCCTGAAAGGACTCGTCAAATGAAGATTCGCAAACTCACCACCGTCGTCGAAGAGATCCTCACCGAAGGCGGCCGCGAGACCAGCCCCGTCATCACCGTGGCTGCAGTTGCCGCAGTGATCGAGAACCCCTGGGCCGGCCAGGGATTCGTCGAGGACCTCAACCCCGGCATCGACGCCACCGCCAGCGCCCTCGGTGCCGAACTTGCTCCCCGTGTCATGGAAGCACTCGGCGGTAGCCTCGAAGCCTACGGCAAGGCCGCAATCATCGGCCTCAACGGTGAGATCGAGCACGGCTCCGCACTCATCCACACACTGAAGTTCGGCAACCACTTCCGTGATGCTGCTCAGGCGTCCACCCTGCTTCCGGCCGTCGAGAAGCGCGGCGAGGCGGGAGCGGTCTTCGACATTCCGCTCAAGCACTTCACCGACGCGACGATCCGCTCGCACCACCAGACCTTCGAATGGAGAGTTGCGGACGCACCTCATGCCGATGAGATCCTGATTGCGCTCGCGGGATCGACGGGCGGACGCCCGCAGCAGCGGCTCGCGCCGCTATCGGCTGACAAGTAGGGCGCCGAATCATGCGGGATGACAATGACGTCCCCGTCGTCCTGCTCCACGGAGTCGGACTCGACAGGACCGTTTGGCAACGGGTGGAACGACTGCTGAGGCCTCCGAGCGTTGCGCTCGATCTGCCAGGACATGGAACTCGGCCACCGCTGCATGAGCCGACCTCGGTGACGGAGATGGCTGCGGATGTGGCGGCCCGGATGCCATCCGGGCCGGTCCACCTCGTTGGTTTCTCCCTCGGATCGCTCATCGCCCAGCAGATCGCGCTCGACCACCCCGAACGAGTGCGCACCCTCACCTGTGTGAGTTCGGTGTGCGCTCGGACTGAGGACGAATCGGCCGCTGTAGCCACACGGCTGCAGAACGCGCACCGGGATCTGCCCGCCAGCATGGAAACCGCACTGCGACGCTGGTTCCCCGACGATGACGGAACCGACTGGCAAGCCCAGCGAGGGGAGACGCGCCCAGTTCTCATGGCCAACGATCCGGCTTCCTATGCGCATGCCTACGCCGTCTTCGCCACAGCCGACAGAGAACTCGCCGACAGACTGCCTGCGATTACAGCCCCGACCCTGGCGATCACCGGAGAATTCGACCCCGGTTCCACGCCGGAGATGAGCCACCGGATCGCGGCACGGATTCCCGACACCGAAGTCGTCATCGTCCCGGGGGCCCGGCACATGCTGCCCGTGACCCATCCCGAGGTGCTCGCCGGCCATCTCGACCACCTCCTCCACCAGCCAGAAAGGAATCAGCCGTGACTCTCAGACTCGATCACTTCATCGGAGGCACCCACAGTGCTCCTGCCGATGGAGGTTACCTGGACAGCACCAACCCGGCCACGCTCGAAACACTCTACGAGTTCGCCCGCGGGACCGCCGCTGACGTCGATCACGCCGTCGAGGCCGCGCGCCGGACATTCGAATCGGCGGCGTGGCAGAGAACGACACCGACACAGCGAGGTCACCTGCTGCGCAGGTTCGGCGATCTCATCGGGCAGAACGCCGACGACCTCGCTCGCTTCGAGAGCGAAGACAACGGCAAACTTCTGCGCGAGATGAAGGGACAGCTCAAAGGTCTCCCCGAATACCTCTACTACTATGGCGGCCTGGCCGACAAGGTCCAGGGTTCGCAGATTCCGACGAACTCCCCTGAGGTCATCAACTTCACCCAGCGAGAGGCTCTCGGCGTCGTCGGGCTCATCACCCCGTGGAACTCGCCCATGACTCTGACGATCTCCAAGTTGGCACCAGCCCTGGCTGCCGGCAACACTGCCGTCATCAAGCCGAGTGAGTACACATCACGGACGCTCCTGCGTTTAGCCGAACTCGCTCATGAGGCAGGCTTCCCCGACGGCGCGGTCAACGTCGTCACCGGGATCGGCGCCGAGGCGGGTCAGGCTCTCGTGGATTCGCCGAAGCTCTCGAAGATCTCCTTCACCGGATCGACTGGAACGGGCTCCGCGATCGCCGGTGCGGCGGCCTCACGATTCATCGGCTGCACCCTCGAGTTGGGAGGCAAGAGCCCGAACATCGTCTTTGACGACGCGAATGTGTCGAATGCCGCCATGGGCGTCATCGCAGGCATCTTTGCAGCGGGTGGCCAGACCTGCATCGCCGGCAGCAGGGTCTTCGTTCAGCGCGGCGTCTACGACGAACTGCTCGAGAAGGTCACCCAGCGGGCCTCGTCGATCATCATCGGCGATCCGATGGATCCGAAAACCGAACTCGGCCCATTGGCATTCGAAAGCCAACTGAACAAGGTCGCAGAGTACGTCGACATCGGAGTGTCCGAAGGAGGCAGCATCGCCTACGGCGGGCAGCGCCCCGAGGTCGACCTCCCCGGCTACTTCTTCCAGCCGACGGTGCTCACGGATACGACAAACGATATGCGGATCTGCCGTGAGGAGATCTTCGGGCCCGTTGCCGCGATTATGCCCTTCGACACCGAAGACGAAGTACTGGGCCTGGCCAACGACACAGACTACGGTTTGGCTGCGGGCGTCTGGACTTCGAACCTTCAGCGGGCGATGCGGATGTCGCAGAGCATCGACGCTGGCACCGTATGGATCAACATGTACCGGGCGATGTCTCCGATGTCACCGCGACAGGGATTCAAGAACTCCGGAGTCGGCATCGAACACGGAATCGAGTCGATGCACGAGTACACGAGGCTCAAAAGCATCTGGATCAATACTGACGAAGATGCCATGGCCGACCCGTTCGTTCTGGGGCGGTGACCGGCTGACATGCCTCTCATCGACATCTCAATCGCCAAAGGCCGAGATTCGCAGCAGCTGCGCGACCTCATCGCAGGAGTGCACCGGGTGGCCGAAGAGACCACCGGAGCCGCAGCAGAGAACATCACGGTGATCGTGCGCGAAGTGGAGAAGGACCTCTGGTCGCGCACAAATACGACGATCGCCGAACGCGAAACCACGAAATAGAGAACACACATCAAGAACGCTTGAGATCAAAGGAGCACATCATGCGCTTTTCACTCTTCCTGCACATGGAACGCTGGGACGACTCGATCAGTCCGGAACAGCATTGGAAGAACCTTGTCGAGTTGGTGAAACTGGCTGAAGCCGGCGGATTCGGCACGGTGTGGATCGGCGAGCACCACTCGATGGAGTTCGTCTCCTCTCCGAGTCCGATGCCGCAGCTGGCATACCTGGCCTCTCAGACCTCGACGATCAGGCTCGGATCCGGAACGATCATCGCGCCGTTCTGGCATCCGCTCCGCGCCGCCGGAGAAATCGCACTGCTCGATGTCATCAGCGGCGGACGCGCCGAGGTGGGAATCGCTCGCGGTGCCTACCAGTTCGAGTTCAACCGACTGGCCGATGGCATGGCCGCAGCCGACGGCGGGGAGTACTTGCGAGAGCTGGTTCCGGCCGTTCAGAAGCTGCTGCAGGGCGACTACGCTCATGAGGGCAAGCACTGGCAGTTCCCGCTCTCGACGGCTGTACCCAAGCCGATCCAGCAGCCTACTCCGCCGATCTGGTTGGCGGCGCGGAGTCCGGAGACTCATGATTTCGCCGTCGCGAACGGGTGCAACGTCCAGGTCACACCGCTGATGAAGGACGACCGTGAGGTCGAGGACCTGATGGAGAAGTTCAACACTGCGATCGCCGCGCACCCGGAGGTCGAGAAACGTCCCGAGATTATGGTCCTGCGACACACCTACCTTCACTCGCCTCAGGATCCGGAAGGCTGGAAGGTCGGCGCGGCCGGCGTCAACAAGTACTACCGCACCTTCTCCTCTTGGGCATTCGGGAAGAAGGATCACGAGAACGGCTTCCTCGATCCGACTCCGGAGGAGAACTTCGCTGATCGCCCCGAATTCGAGCTCGAAGCGCTGCATAAGTCTGCGATGATCGGTACCCCTGACGAGGTCACCAAGCGGATCCGCCACTACGCGGACCTCGGCTACGACGAATACAGCTTCTGGTCCGACAATGCACTGACTCACGAAGAGAAGAAGGCCTCACTGCAGCTCTTCATCGACGAGGTCGTCCCCAACTTCCGCTGATACGTCATCGAGGTGCCCGGTCCCGGAGGCGAGGAACCTCGAGCCGTCGATCAGCCGGATTGCGTCAGACCAGCCGGGATGTGAAAGAAGGCGGGTCTCGGATTCAACCGGAGTCTGAGGCCCGCCTTCAGCTGCGACTAATTGCTTTCAGCGGTGATTGAATATCGTGGTTGTTCTCAGGGTTCCCGGTCGATGGATAGTGTCGTGCGAGTGCGAGGGACCAGCAGTTCTTGAGTAGAGGCGAACACGTGAGATCTCATCGTAGTCTCCGCGCCGAAGGGGTCCTTGTTCTGGATCATGGTGAGCACTTGGCGGTGTTCCCTGCTTGAGTTGACTGCGCGACCGGGGTGATCCAAGGTCTTGCGCACCAGCGTGTAAAACGACAACTGGTTCATCAGCCGGCCGTATTGTTCGACGAGCTTGTTGTTGTCGGCCCCATCGACGAGCGTCTGATGAAATCCCTGTACCTGGCTGGCATAAGTGTCCGTGTCCCCGGCCTGCGATGTCACCTCTGAAGCAGCGACATTGTCTTCGAGCACATCGAGCTGGTGACAGGGCCCCCGTCGAGCCATAAGGGCCGCGGCCAATCCTTCAAGAACTTCTTTGAGCTGGAACATCTCGACGATCTCCCGGCGAGTCGGCTCTCGGATGAACGTGCCGACTTTCGGGCGAATCTCAATGAGGCCCTCAAGCTGCAGTTGCTTGAGAACTTCTCGAATGGGGGTTCGGGAGACGTCGAACTCATGAGCAAGTGAGACCTCGGAGAGCGGACTCCCGGGCTCGAGGTCACCGCGTGTGATCTTCGCGCGAAGCCGTTCCAGGAGTGTCGTCGCTGGACCAGTAGGGTCTGTATGCATGCTCCAGATCGTATGTTGCATACATGTTAGAGGTCAAGGGTAGCTGTGGCGAGCATGATCTGCAGCCTTCGTCTCTTCCGGTTCGCTGTTCAGTCATGGGAATAGGTAGAAATTATTGGTTCGCGCCTCACCAGTATCTGCCATGCAACAAAGGTGAGGTAAATGGGTGAGGGGCGCTCGGCACCGAAATGCGGGAGCTGCGTCGCCGCGCGGGTGCACCCACGTGTCTCGACGTAGAGCCCGAGACTCGATGGAATAACGACGAACGGTTGGTAACTCCTGGTCGAAATATTCCATTTCTTCGACCAGGAGTTACCAACCGTTGTTGGGCGGAGGGCTGTGTCCTGCCTCAGGCGCTGATCATGTTGTGGGGGTCGAGGACGAACTTCTTGGCCACACCTGAATCGAACTCGGCGTAGCCCTTCGGAGCATCCTCGAGGGCGATCGGGGTGGCGTTGACGTTCTTGGCGATCGTGACCTTGTCGTTGAGGATCGCGTGCATCAGACCGCGGTTGTACTTCATGACCGGGCACTGGCCGGTGACGAAGACGTGAGACTTCGCGAAGCCGAGCCCGAAGCGCATCGACAGTGATCCTTCCTGGGCCGCCTTGTCGGCTGCACCCGGATCGCCTGTGACGTAGAGGCCCGGGATGCCCAGGCTGCCACCTGCACGGGTGATGTCCATGAGTGAGTTGAGCACGGTCGCCGGAGCCTCGGTGGCTGCATCCTTGCCGTGGCCGCGGGCCTCGAAGCCCACCGCGTCGATGCCGCAGTCGACCTCTGGGGTGCCGAGGATCTGCTCGATCTGATCCTTGGGGTCACCCTTGGACACATCGACGGTCTCGCAGCCGAAGGCGCGCGCCTGAGCCAGGCGGTCCTCATTGAGATCGCCGACGATGACGACCGATGCACCGAGGAGCTGCGCCGAGGTGGCCGCCGCGATTCCGACCGGACCTGCGCCGGCGACGTAGACCGTCGAGCCGATCGTGACTCCGGCCCCGACAGCACCGTGGAAGCCGGTGGGGAAGATGTCGGAGAGCATCGCCAGATCGAGGATCTTCTCCATCGCCTGGTCCTTGTCCGGGAACTTCAGGACGTTCCAGTCGGCGTAGGGCACGAGGACGTATTCAGCCTGTCCGCCGACCCAGCCGCCCATGTCGACATATCCGTAGGCTGAACCTGGGCGGTCGGGATTGACGTTGAGGCAGATGCCGGTCTGGCGTTCGATGCAGTTCCGGCAGCGACCGCAGGAGATGTTGAACGGCACGGACACGAGGTCGCCGACCTTGACGAACTCGACATCACGCCCGACCTCGACGACCTCGCCGGTGATCTCGTGGCCGAGGACGAGTCCTTCAG
Coding sequences within it:
- a CDS encoding M20 metallopeptidase family protein, with translation MSASSSASSSAPVPDFRTETQSLHDDLVRLRRTLHANPELGYQLPFTQKTVLDELADLGLEITTGESLTSIVAVLKGGRPGPAVLLRGDMDALPVAEDTGLDYASTNGNMHACGHDMHTAGLVGAARLLAAHREELPGSIVFMFQPAEEVEGGAEPMIAEGLLEAAGVPLVAAYGIHVEADVRGRFTTKGGPLMAGFADLNLKVHGAGGHSSQPQATRDPVPAVAEIALALNTMVSRSFDIFDPVVVSVTQLEGSQASNIIPDTAKLTASVRYLSADSIALLQERVPEIAENIARAHRCTAEVDFRIGFPVTVNNPAETSTVIDRLGEVFGTEHVEEMAAPRMGSEDFSYVLQNVPGTFVFLGATPKGVDPNAETNHSPRVVFDDGLLGDQAAALAHLAFARLVDELG
- a CDS encoding BCCT family transporter, which produces MNDDSEQYPDADRDGPRHSASARAQLPGHGMESESGPTPEVAYAVAMRHRPGRVLWISIVGVAAFTLWGALSPDGMATAMTAAMDVVAAKVGWVYLVLTLGCIGLLLYLGFSRFGRVRLGADDDRPEFSTWAWLTMILSAVMGIGLISYGVAEPISHFTTPPHGLADPGTTEAAVRALQFSYFDWGPHAWAVFGVFGLAIAYSTHRRGNTGLISPMLKPVFGKAMDGWLGNLIDILAVIATLFGTTTSLGLGASQITEGLNRVFGIPNELFVQIIIILGITVVFTLSALSGVNRGIKFLSQTTAVLSIFLGLFVLIVGPTGFIGNLFFRSTGEYLNDFFKTSLLTPLMAGDVEWYQYWTYFMMAWWLSWGAFVGVFLAKISKGRTIRGFVLGVMGIPSLVFFVWFTIFGGTAIKIDMEGNGGIGKAAAADVNSAFFETLEHLPMAGLTSVIAIILVVLYFVSGADANTFVLSMLTSRGTLEPSRWVLTVWGALTGTTAMVLFFAGGLPALQQAAMLSALPFAVIVGILGYCIVKTLHEDHDFDAYRKVRRKDLEELESRAGATIKKEI
- a CDS encoding flavin reductase — protein: MQQSKEARPYDDVKTTIIGTWREAWDIGNTDALDSLFTDDYVRVSANSGRERSVEETKAEISEIRAAFPDLTTTIDRILIEGEQGAIYWHSTGTFTQPLNDVPPTGQQVTTHGSNLITFDQGVISREEVTWDAHALLADLGLKSLSSAFESYAGDVVTDDLSGQPSSENLKAFNRQFITGVTVVTTTDEDGKPRGLAVNSYNSISLDPPLVLVCVQKTSSTYPALFRSTHMGINIMSRNQRGTIGTFASKATDKFAELDWHSGSHGSPLIDGSAASIEVEIKERFQALTHTIFVGRVRSAEASEDEPMIYKAGKFFDSQDLSPLN
- a CDS encoding amino acid synthesis family protein: MTTREQDESIGRLGEHDELPANFDELAQRLGVRSITIQREEILAEAGIGLSEPLQQAAAVAVLRNPWIDSIDPHSDLGPATERIAPVLAKVLTDRLLSILGSAENVEAFGKGAVVGVDGEIEHAGALIHTPYFGNILREMLEGTSVICFADGRSGPSSSIRVPMWHKTHATSRDHYQTIDIHLSDSPRADEICVIAAASTGPRPFARIGDRRTDGTVTTEILKGLVK
- a CDS encoding amino acid synthesis family protein → MKIRKLTTVVEEILTEGGRETSPVITVAAVAAVIENPWAGQGFVEDLNPGIDATASALGAELAPRVMEALGGSLEAYGKAAIIGLNGEIEHGSALIHTLKFGNHFRDAAQASTLLPAVEKRGEAGAVFDIPLKHFTDATIRSHHQTFEWRVADAPHADEILIALAGSTGGRPQQRLAPLSADK
- a CDS encoding alpha/beta fold hydrolase; this translates as MRDDNDVPVVLLHGVGLDRTVWQRVERLLRPPSVALDLPGHGTRPPLHEPTSVTEMAADVAARMPSGPVHLVGFSLGSLIAQQIALDHPERVRTLTCVSSVCARTEDESAAVATRLQNAHRDLPASMETALRRWFPDDDGTDWQAQRGETRPVLMANDPASYAHAYAVFATADRELADRLPAITAPTLAITGEFDPGSTPEMSHRIAARIPDTEVVIVPGARHMLPVTHPEVLAGHLDHLLHQPERNQP
- a CDS encoding aldehyde dehydrogenase → MTLRLDHFIGGTHSAPADGGYLDSTNPATLETLYEFARGTAADVDHAVEAARRTFESAAWQRTTPTQRGHLLRRFGDLIGQNADDLARFESEDNGKLLREMKGQLKGLPEYLYYYGGLADKVQGSQIPTNSPEVINFTQREALGVVGLITPWNSPMTLTISKLAPALAAGNTAVIKPSEYTSRTLLRLAELAHEAGFPDGAVNVVTGIGAEAGQALVDSPKLSKISFTGSTGTGSAIAGAAASRFIGCTLELGGKSPNIVFDDANVSNAAMGVIAGIFAAGGQTCIAGSRVFVQRGVYDELLEKVTQRASSIIIGDPMDPKTELGPLAFESQLNKVAEYVDIGVSEGGSIAYGGQRPEVDLPGYFFQPTVLTDTTNDMRICREEIFGPVAAIMPFDTEDEVLGLANDTDYGLAAGVWTSNLQRAMRMSQSIDAGTVWINMYRAMSPMSPRQGFKNSGVGIEHGIESMHEYTRLKSIWINTDEDAMADPFVLGR
- a CDS encoding tautomerase family protein, which produces MPLIDISIAKGRDSQQLRDLIAGVHRVAEETTGAAAENITVIVREVEKDLWSRTNTTIAERETTK
- a CDS encoding LLM class flavin-dependent oxidoreductase, whose amino-acid sequence is MRFSLFLHMERWDDSISPEQHWKNLVELVKLAEAGGFGTVWIGEHHSMEFVSSPSPMPQLAYLASQTSTIRLGSGTIIAPFWHPLRAAGEIALLDVISGGRAEVGIARGAYQFEFNRLADGMAAADGGEYLRELVPAVQKLLQGDYAHEGKHWQFPLSTAVPKPIQQPTPPIWLAARSPETHDFAVANGCNVQVTPLMKDDREVEDLMEKFNTAIAAHPEVEKRPEIMVLRHTYLHSPQDPEGWKVGAAGVNKYYRTFSSWAFGKKDHENGFLDPTPEENFADRPEFELEALHKSAMIGTPDEVTKRIRHYADLGYDEYSFWSDNALTHEEKKASLQLFIDEVVPNFR
- a CDS encoding GntR family transcriptional regulator; protein product: MHTDPTGPATTLLERLRAKITRGDLEPGSPLSEVSLAHEFDVSRTPIREVLKQLQLEGLIEIRPKVGTFIREPTRREIVEMFQLKEVLEGLAAALMARRGPCHQLDVLEDNVAASEVTSQAGDTDTYASQVQGFHQTLVDGADNNKLVEQYGRLMNQLSFYTLVRKTLDHPGRAVNSSREHRQVLTMIQNKDPFGAETTMRSHVFASTQELLVPRTRTTLSIDREP
- the fdhA gene encoding formaldehyde dehydrogenase, glutathione-independent; protein product: MSNKAISYAGPGKVEVVDTEYPEFVLKDGPGVHPANIGRKVNHGVILKTVATNICGSDQHMVRGRTTAPEGLVLGHEITGEVVEVGRDVEFVKVGDLVSVPFNISCGRCRNCIERQTGICLNVNPDRPGSAYGYVDMGGWVGGQAEYVLVPYADWNVLKFPDKDQAMEKILDLAMLSDIFPTGFHGAVGAGVTIGSTVYVAGAGPVGIAAATSAQLLGASVVIVGDLNEDRLAQARAFGCETVDVSKGDPKDQIEQILGTPEVDCGIDAVGFEARGHGKDAATEAPATVLNSLMDITRAGGSLGIPGLYVTGDPGAADKAAQEGSLSMRFGLGFAKSHVFVTGQCPVMKYNRGLMHAILNDKVTIAKNVNATPIALEDAPKGYAEFDSGVAKKFVLDPHNMISA